One Fusarium oxysporum f. sp. lycopersici 4287 chromosome 8, whole genome shotgun sequence genomic region harbors:
- a CDS encoding MFS transporter, AGZA family, xanthine/uracil permease (At least one base has a quality score < 10), with protein sequence MGLLANLPVGLAPGMGLNAYFTYTVVGPSGSGPVPYELALTAIFIEGFIFFGLALFGMRQWLARAIPRCIKLATSVGIGLFLTLIGLTYSEGIGLIVGAVSTPMELAGCESQYRDPDTGLCPSSQKMRSPTLWIGIFCGGIFTVLLMMYRVKGAIIAGILLVSIISWPRDTPVSYFPYDTLGDDRFNFFKKVVDFHEIKHTLNVLQFNISGHSGQFGLALITFLYVDILDCTGTLYGMARFANLVDPVTQDFEGSSIAYMVDALSISIGAVFGVPPVTAFVESGAGISEGGKTGLTAMVAGICFFISIFFAPIFASIPPWATGCVLVLVGSMMVGAVTEINWRYMGDAVPAFLTIAIMPFAYSIADGLIAGICTYMLINTVVLVIKVVSGGRIVPPNYEERDGWTWRIPGGFLPPWLNRLAHGKKDFWREEFPPAANDTTVNQNAVPEETGSDHGGSEGGKVPETTLPREKET encoded by the coding sequence ATGGGCCTGCTTGCCAACCTTCCCGTCGGTCTCGCTCCTGGTATGGGTCTCAACGCCTACTTCACCTACACCGTCGTTGGTCCCAGCGGCTCTGGCCCCGTCCCTTATGAGCTTGCCCTTAcagccatcttcattgaaggcttcatcttcttcggtcTTGCTCTCTTCGGTATGCGTCAATGGCTTGCTCGCGCCATCCCCCGCTGTATCAAGCTCGCCACCAGTGTCGGTATCGGTCTCTTCTTGACGCTCATTGGTCTCACTTATAGCGAGGGTATCGGTCTGATTGTTGGTGCCGTTTCCACTCCTATGGAACTCGCAGGTTGTGAATCGCAATATCGGGACCCTGACACTGGTCTGTGCCCTTCCtcccagaagatgagaagcccTACCCTGTGGATTGGCATCTTCTGTGGCGGCATCTTCACCGTATTGCTCATGATGTACCGTGTCAAGGGTGCCATCATTGCTGGtattcttcttgtcagcATCATCTCCTGGCCACGAGACACTCCTGTGTCATATTTCCCCTACGACACCCTTGGCGACGATCGattcaacttcttcaagaaggTTGTCGATTTCCATGAGATCAAGCACACCCTCAACGTCCTCCAGTTCAACATTTCTGGCCACAGCGGCCAGTTTGGTCTTGCGCTCATCACTTTCTTGTATGTCGACATCCTGGACTGTACTGGTACACTGTATGGTATGGCTCGTTTCGCCAACCTCGTCGATCCCGTTACCCAGGACTTTGAAGGCTCTTCGATTGCCTACATGGTCGACGCCCTGAGCATTTCCATTGGCGCTGTTTTCGGTGTTCCCCCCGTCACTGCTTTTGTCGAATCTGGTGCCGGTATTTCCGAGGGTGGAAAGACTGGTTTGACCGCCATGGTTGCCGGAATCTGCTTCTTCatttccatcttctttgcgCCGATTTTTGCTTCCATTCCTCCTTGGGCCACCGGCTGCGTTCTCGTTCTTGTTGGTTCTATGATGGTTGGCGCGGTTACTGAGATCAACTGGCGTTACATGGGTGATGCTGTTCCTGCTTTCCTCACCATTGCCATCATGCCTTTTGCGTACTCCATTGCCGATGGTCTGATTGCTGGTATCTGCACATATATGTTGATCAACACCGTCGTTTTGGTCATCAAGGTTGTTTCCGGTGGTCGTATCGTGCCTCCCAACTATGAGGAGAGAGACGGCTGGACTTGGCGCATTCCCGGTGGTTTCTTGCCCCCCTGGTTGAACCGACTTGCTCACGGAAAGAAGGACTTCTGGCGTGAGGAGTTCCCTCCTGCTGCCAATGACACAACTGTGAACCAAAATGCCGTGCCTGAGGAGACTGGTTCTGATCATGGTGGATCTGAGGGCGGCAAGGTGCCTGAGACTACTCTTCCCCGTGAGAAGGAGACTTGA